In one Aquificaceae bacterium genomic region, the following are encoded:
- a CDS encoding dienelactone hydrolase family protein: MGRMISFKKNGVEVSGYLAEPESGKGPMVLVFHEWWGLVDHIKDVCDRYAREGFYAFGIDLYGGKTASDPENAGKLMQDLFQNRFSEAKEMVRACIEYFKEQDMGYVPRTGEFMLGATGFCCGGTCTWYFGAEFAQDFKALVPYYGLYSIVPIDFSKIKAPVLAIHAGKDAFIPLSDVLKAIEECNNHGVPAQFLIYSGVDHAFFNDSRPEVYHEEYASDVWEKTIAFFNKYLK, from the coding sequence ATGGGAAGGATGATATCCTTTAAAAAGAACGGGGTTGAGGTCTCAGGTTATTTAGCTGAGCCTGAATCTGGAAAGGGTCCTATGGTTCTTGTATTCCACGAGTGGTGGGGGCTTGTGGACCACATTAAGGATGTGTGCGATAGGTATGCAAGAGAAGGCTTTTATGCCTTTGGCATTGACCTATATGGAGGTAAAACCGCCAGCGACCCAGAAAATGCAGGAAAACTCATGCAAGACCTATTCCAAAATAGGTTTTCAGAAGCCAAGGAGATGGTAAGAGCTTGCATAGAATACTTCAAAGAGCAAGATATGGGCTATGTGCCAAGGACCGGTGAGTTTATGCTTGGTGCCACTGGTTTTTGTTGTGGTGGGACGTGCACATGGTATTTCGGTGCGGAGTTTGCACAAGATTTTAAGGCTTTAGTGCCTTATTATGGTCTTTATTCCATAGTTCCCATAGATTTCTCAAAGATAAAAGCACCAGTGCTCGCAATTCACGCAGGAAAAGATGCCTTCATACCTCTTTCTGATGTATTAAAGGCTATCGAAGAGTGCAACAATCATGGTGTTCCCGCACAGTTCCTAATATACTCTGGCGTAGACCATGCCTTCTTTAACGACTCAAGACCTGAGGTTTATCATGAAGAGTATGCAAGCGATGTGTGGGAAAAGACTATTGCCTTTTTCAACAAATACCTTAAATGA